A part of Phoenix dactylifera cultivar Barhee BC4 chromosome 2, palm_55x_up_171113_PBpolish2nd_filt_p, whole genome shotgun sequence genomic DNA contains:
- the LOC103715473 gene encoding ATP-dependent helicase BRM isoform X2 has product MQSGGGAGAPGRIPAATAPGRPLSSSSASPSSSSSAASAPTHLGFESIQQQQQQQLALRQTLQQQQQPLRKPEGDPYRPSGLHGVIGGNNFPSSSGAIPVSQTLRNFNDVRHPHAGPQPHEVNRNKGQGIEQQLQNPIYQAYLQLAFQTAQHQKSHGNLLVQQQGKINNVGPSGRDQDMHINSSRIQDIMSHQVANQAHLPVHAKLAEHIGPGEKHMEQPRTSSEQRNELKPPQTVIGQIAPTNMLRPTQSLQAQTNTQNIANNQLMMVQLQAMQAWAMEHNIDLSHPSNANLIAQVWPSARLAAMRKPNEISTAAHQSHLASSKQQFLSSPGGSENSAHGNSLSDHPVQAGPVKNRQTFPSGSISGAGSSSTFVNSSNIQMQHQFAIQNKDSQNERVARSPLANGNGGIIMDPPQFSGSTNQTIEHSNMKREFAGIQTLPMQYYSQLKQMNQPMSQPAVPSTEVIGTQFPSQGGLAQVSQQNIGFTKQQLHVLKAQILAFRRIKHGDRKLPPEVLDAITPSPLTSQLQQPFRSPEIANHERTVAKNVKEHVSHAETVEKAPVLASLSKGHDLSKVGFSGEEKTTMVRHSEPVMDSAKEPTQIAYVRNVEHCSPVSVKSEQDAGQESQKISIKSDCNAEKGKAVPEHHATIDAGQVKKPASMSNAALSKDVVTTRKYHGPLFDLPFFTRKHESFGSTVANGSSNLILAYDVKDLLCEEGTEILNKKRAENLRKISGLLTVNLERKRIMPDLVLRLQIEEKKLRLLDLQARLRDEVDQQQQEIMAMPDRPYRKFAKQCERQRTELMRQVQQLQKTNREKQLKCIFQWRKKLLEAHWAIRDARTTRNRGVAKYHERMLREFSKKKDDDRNKRMEALKNNDVDRYREMLLEQQTSIPGDAAQRYAVLSSILSETEEYLHKLGGKITAAKNHQDVVEAANVAAAAARSQGLSEEVVKAAAACDGEEVMIKNRFSEMNAPKDSSSANRYYTLAHAVSERVVRQPSMLRCGTLRDYQLVGLQWMLSLYNNKLNGILADEMGLGKTVQVMSLIAYLMEFKGNYGPHLIIVPNAVLVNWKSELHNWLPTVSCIFYVGGKDQRSRLFSHEVCAMKFNVLVTTYEFVMHDRSRLSKVDWKYIIIDEAQRMKNRDSVLARDLDRYRCQRRLLLTGTPLQNDLKELWSLLNLLLPEVFDNRKAFHDWFSKPFQKDGPSHSSEEDDWLETEKKVIIIHRLHQILEPFMLRRRVEDVEGSLPRKDSIVLRCRMSAIQGAIYDWIKSTGTLRVDPEDELLKAKKNPMYQVKVYKNLNNKCMELRKACNHPLLNYPYFNDYSKDFIVRSCGKLWILDRILIKLQRSGHRVLLFSTMTKLLDILEEYLQWRRLVYRRIDGTTSLEDRETAIVDFNSPESDCFIFLLSIRAAGRGLNLQSADTVVIYDPDPNPQNEEQAVARAHRIGQLREVKVIYMEVVVDKIPSYQKEDDLRNGGTGDLEDDLAGKDRYMGSIESLIRNNIQQCKIDMADEVINAGRFDQRTTHEERRMTLETLLHDEERYQGTVHDVPSMQEVNRMIARSEEEIELFDQMDDDFDWTGDMMKHIQVPKWLRAGSREVNAIIANLTKKPSKNILAENIDLESGEICSGTSPGKTERRRGRPRGPTTNNKHSVYVEVDDEDGEDSDASSEERNAYSFHEEEGEIGEFEEEESDSAVDVQPTTRIQLEEQLLACDGSGCDMPQTMEDHQNVRRFEEAGSSGSSSGSRRLPQPATPSISSQKFGSLSAIDARPGHPSKGMQEDLEEGEIAVSGDSQMDLQQSGSWINEREDGEDEQVLQPTVKRKRSLRVRPRYTVESLEEKSSNERIFPQCRSQLPLKVDYDYSMQSKTNLELETFHEPVSDMQDVNTSIKQRHNLPSRKAFHTNLPKFNKSRYMSGSAEVANEYSRDIGNGKVSNSGDPSFLGTKMSDSMQRKCKNVISKLQRKIDKDGYQVVPLLSDLWKKNQNANSMSTATLTSNIIDLRRIDQRVDNLEYNGVLDFIADVQLMLQNVAKFCNYSYEVKYETRKLHELFFDIMKIAFPDTDFREARNAFAFPSPGGAGTALSSKPAASSSQNKRHKIVTEVKAELGPMKPACRGSVPLDEDGRTPGHPSKSQKESGPASGSSGEHSAPELSPLLTHPGDLVICRKKRKDREKSAAKRTGPISLPGPGPGPGPGPGPISPLSATDAGQAGSKSSPSITRTLRIPLHAHPAQQALRPGHQAVGAADGAPSMDEVQWARPAKKMRTDSGKRRPSHL; this is encoded by the exons ATGCAATCAGGTGGTGGAGCCGGAGCGCCCGGCCGGATCCCGGCGGCGACGGCGCCGGGACGACCGTTGTCTTCCTCTTCGGCGTCACCGTCATCCTCCTCGTCCGCGGCGTCGGCCCCGACCCATCTAGGGTTCGAATCgatccagcagcagcagcagcagcagcttgCGCTGAGGCAG ACATtacagcaacagcagcagccTCTAAGGAAGCCTGAAGGTGATCCTTATAGGCCTAGTGGTTTACATGGAGTCATTGGTGGGAATAACTTTCCATCGTCTTCAGGTGCTATACCTGTGTCCCAGACACTGAGGAATTTCAATGATGTACGTCACCCTCATGCTGGTCCTCAGCCTCATGAAGTGAACCGGAATAAAGGGCAAGGTATAGAGCAGCAGCTGCAGAACCCAATTTATCAAGCTTACCTCCAGTTAGCTTTTCAAACTGCTCAACACCAAAAATCTCATGGGAATCTGCTTGTTCAGCAACAAGGTAAGATCAATAATGTTGGCCCCTCTGGGAGAGATCAAGACATGCACATAAACAGTTCGAGGATACAGGATATCATGTCTCATCAAGTGGCCAATCAAGCACATCTGCCAGTTCATGCAAAATTAGCTGAACATATTGGACCTGGTGAGAAGCACATGGAACAACCACGTACTAGCTCTGAGCAAAGAAATGAACTAAAGCCTCCGCAGACAGTAATTGGGCAGATAGCACCAACAAATATGTTAAGACCCACGCAATCATTACAGGCACAAACAAACACACAAAATATTGCAAATAACCAGTTGATGATGGTGCAACTGCAAGCTATGCAAGCATGGGCCATGGAGCATAACATTGACCTCTCTCATCCTTCCAATGCCAATTTGATTGCTCAAGTTTGGCCATCTGCTAGATTGGCTGCAATGCGAAAGCCAAATGAAATCAGCACAGCTGCACATCAGTCACACTTGGCTTCCTCAAAGCAACAATTCTTGTCTTCACCAGGTGGTAGTGAAAATTCAGCTCATGGAAATTCCTTGAGTGATCACCCTGTTCAGGCTGGGCCAGTGAAAAATCGACAAACATTTCCCTCTGGGTCAATATCTGGTGCTGGCAGTTCTTCGACCTTCGTGAATTCCTCTAATATTCAGATGCAGCATCAATTTGCCATTCAGAACAAGGATAGCCAAAATGAGAGGGTTGCCAGATCCCCATTAGCAAATGGAAATGGAGGGATAATCATGGATCCACCGCAATTTTCTGGGAGCACGAACCAGACCATTGAACATTCAAATATGAAGAGAGAATTTGCTGGCATTCAGACACTACCAATGCAGTATTACAGTCAGTTGAAGCAAATGAACCAACCGATGTCTCAACCTGCAGTTCCTTCGACGGAGGTCATTGGCACCCAATTTCCATCTCAGGGAGGATTAGCCCAGGTGTCACAGCAAAACATTGGGTTTACAAAGCAACAACTTCATGTTCTTAAAGCACAAATACTAGCCTTTAGGCGTATCAAG CATGGTGATCGTAAACTTCCACCAGAAGTTCTTGATGCCATTACACCATCACCTCTTACTTCCCAGCTGCAGCAGCCTTTCCGTTCACCAGAAATTGCCAACCATGAAAGAACTGTTGCAAAGAATGTCAAAGAGCATGTAAGTCATGCAGAGACTGTTGAGAAGGCGCCTGTGCTTGCTTCTTTGAGTAAAGGTCATGATTTGTCAAAGGTGGGTTTTAGTGGAGAGGAGAAAACAACGATGGTCAGACACTCGGAACCAGTAATGGATTCAGCAAAAGAGCCTACACAAATTGCATATGTTAGAAATGTAGAGCATTGCAGTCCTGTTTCTGTTAAATCTGAGCAGGATGCTGGACAGGAAAGTCAAAAGATATCCATCAAGAGTGATTGTAATGCTGAAAAGGGAAAGGCTGTTCCAGAGCACCATGCCACAATTGATGCTGGACAAGTGAAAAAACCAGCCTCCATGAGCAATGCAGCACTTTCAAAAGATGTGGTTACCACCAGAAAGTATCATGGTCCACTCTTTGATTTGCCTTTCTTTACAAGGAAACATGAATCATTTGGATCAACAGTTGCAAATGGCTCGAGTAATTTAATATTAGCTTATGATGTGAAGGATTTGCTATGTGAGGAAGGGACTGAAATCTTGAACAAGAAAAGGGCAGAGAATTTAAGAAAGATTAGTGGCTTACTCACCGTTAACTTAGAGAGGAAAAGGATTATGCCTGATCTAGTTTTGCGGctgcaaattgaagaaaaaaagcTTCGACTTTTAGATCTTCAGGCTCGTCTGAGGGATGAAGTTGATCAGCAACAGCAGGAGATAATGGCAATGCCTGACAGGCCATATCGTAAGTTTGCCAAACAGTGCGAACGCCAACGCACGGAGCTCATGAGGCAAGTCCAACAGTTACAAAAGACAAATAGGGAGAAGCAACTAAAATGCATCTTCCAGTGGCGCAAGAAGCTCCTTGAGGCTCACTGGGCCATTCGAGATGCACGGACTACTCGCAATAGAGGGGTGGCTAAATATCATGAGAGGATGTTAAGGGAGTTTTCTAAGAAGAAAGATGATGATCGAAACAAAAGAATGGAAGCATTGAAGAACAATGATGTGGATAGATACCGAGAGATGTTGCTGGAGCAACAGACTAGTATTCCTGGTGATGCAGCACAACGATATGCTGTTCTCTCTTCTATTTTGTCTGAGACTGAAGAGTATCTTCACAAACTTGGGGGAAAAATTACTGCTGCAAAGAATCACCAGGACGTGGTAGAGGCAGCAAATGTTGCTGCAGCTGCTGCACGGTCCCAG GGTCTTTCTGAAGAAGTGGTCAAGGCTGCTGCAGCATGTGATGGTGAGGAAGTTATGATTAAGAATAGATTCTCTGAAATGAATGCCCCAAAAGATAGTTCATCGGCTAACAG GTACTATACTCtggcacatgctgtgagtgaaaGAGTTGTAAGACAGCCCTCAATGTTACGGTGTGGTACTTTAAGAGATTACCAGCTT GTTGGGCTTCAATGGATGCTCTCGTTGTATAACAACAAGCTGAATGGGATTCTGGCAGATGAGATGGGTCTAGGCAAGACTGTGCAG GTAATGTCATTGATTGCTTATTTAATGGAGTTCAAAGGGAATTATGGGCCACATCTGATAATAGTTCCAAATGCTGTTTTAGTGAATTGGAAG AGTGAATTGCATAATTGGTTGCCAACAGTATCATGTATTTTTTATGTTGGTGGAAAAGATCAACGATCCAGGCTGTTCTCTCAT GAGGTTTGTGCCATGAAATTTAATGTGCTTGTTACAACATATGAATTTGTCATGCATGACCGCTCAAGGTTGTCAAAAGTTGATTGGAAGTATATAATCATTGACGAAGCCCAAAGAATGAAAAACAGGGACTCAGTTTTAGCTCGTGACCTTGACCGATACCGTTGCCAAAGGCGGCTGCTTCTTACTGGGACACCTCTACAG AATGATTTGAAGGAACTTTGGTCCCTCCTAAATTTGCTTCTACCAGAAGTCTTTGATAATCGAAAGGCATTTCATGATTGGTTCTCGAAGCCCTTCCAAAAGGATGGTCCTTCACATAGCTCAGAGGAGGATGACTGGCTTGAGACTGAAAAAAAGGTTATTATAATTCACCggcttcatcagattttggagcCCTTTATGCTAAGGCGTCGTGTTGAAGATGTGGAAGGGTCACTTCCACGGAAG GATTCCATTGTTTTGAGGTGTAGAATGTCAGCTATTCAGGGTGCCATATATGATTGGATTAAATCCACTGGTACCCTTAGGGTTGATCCGGAGGATGAGTTGCTCAAGGCTAAGAAGAATCCAATGTATCAGGTTAAGGTTTATAAGAATCTTAACAATAAATGTATGGAGTTGCGCAAGGCATGCAATCATCCTTTACTGAATTACCCTTATTTTAATGATTATTCCAAAGATTTCATTGTCAGATCTTGTGGGAAACTTTGGATCCTTGATAGGATTCTTATAAAACTCCAGAGATCCGGCCATCGTGTGCTTCTCTTCAGCACCATGACAAAACTTCTTGATATATTAGAGGAATACTTGCAATGGCGACGACTTGTCTACAGAAGGATTGATGGTACAACCAGCCTAGAAGACCGTGAAACAGCAATAGTAGATTTCAACAGCCCTGAATCCGAttgtttcattttcttgcttagtATTCGCGCTGCTGGAAGAGGTCTAAATCTCCAGAGTGCAGACACTGTGGTTATATATGATCCAGATCCAAATCCTCAAAATGAGGAGCAAGCAGTGGCCAGGGCTCATCGCATTGGACAGCTGAGAGAGGTGAAAGTCATATATATGGAGGTAGTAGTTGACAAAATCCCGAGCTATCAGAAAGAAGATGATTTGAGAAATGGAGGTACAGGAGATCTGGAGGATGATCTTGCTGGTAAAGATCGATACATGGGATCAATAGAGAGCCTCATACGTAACAATATCCAACAATGTAAGATTGATATGGCAGATGAAGTTATTAATGCTGGTCGGTTTGATCAAAGAACGACACATGAAGAAAGGCGGATGACTTTAGAAACACTATTGCATGATGAAGAGAGATATCAAGGAACTGTTCATGACGTTCCATCCATGCAAGAGGTGAATCGCATGATTGCTCGGAGCGAAGAAGAGATTGAGCTGTTTGATCAAATGGATGATGATTTTGACTGGACTGGTGATATGATGAAGCACATTCAGGTTCCCAAGTGGCTTCGTGCTGGTTCTAGAGAAGTAAATGCCATCATTGCTAATTTAACTAAGAAGCCATCAAAGAACATTTTAGCTGAAAATATTGACTTGGAATCAGGTGAAATATGTTCTGGTACATCCCCTGGTAAAACTGAGAGACGAAGGGGCCGGCCAAGGGGTCCGACAACCAACAACAAACATTCTGTTTACGTGGAAGTGGATGATGAAGATGGTGAGGATTCTGATGCTAGCTCAGAAGAGAGGAATGCATACTCATTCCATGAAGAAGAGGGCGAGATAGGAGAATTTGAAGAGGAAGAATCTGATAGTGCTGTTGATGTGCAGCCTACTACTAGGATTCAATTGGAGGAGCAGTTGTTAGCTTGTGATGGCAGTGGGTGTGATATGCCCCAAACAATGGAAGACCACCAAAATGTTCGTAGGTTTGAAGAAGCTGGTTCATCAGGATCTTCTTCTGGAAGTCGAAGATTGCCTCAACCTGCTACTCCATCCATATCTTCACAGAAATTTGGATCTCTATCTGCTATAGATGCCAGGCCTGGCCATCCTTCAAAAGGGATG CAAGAAGACCTTGAGGAAGGAGAAATTGCTGTATCAGGTGATTCTCAGATGGATCTGCAACAATCAGGAAGTTGGATTAATGAGCGTGAGGATGGTGAGGATGAGCAAGTTCTCCAACCAACTGTAAAGCGTAAGCGCAGTCTTCGTGTTCGTCCTAGATACACTGTTGAAAGCCTTGAAGAAAAGTCCAGCAATGAGAGAATCTTTCCTCAGTGTCGGTCCCAGCTTCCTTTGAAGGTGGACTATGACTACAGTATGCAATCTAAGACCAATTTGGAACTGGAGACATTTCATGAGCCTGTTTCAGATATGCAAGATGTTAATACCTCTATTAAGCAGAGACACAATTTGCCATCAAGAAAGGCATTCCATACCAATTTACCAAAATTCAACAAGTCAAGATACATGTCTGGATCTGCAGAGGTTGCCAATGAATATTCTAGGGATATTGGGAATGGTAAGGTCTCAAATAGTGGTGATCCTAGCTTCCTTGGCACAAAAATGTCCGACAGCATGCAGAGGAAG tgtaaGAATGTTATTAGCAAGCTTCAGAGGAAAATCGATAAAGATGGCTATCAAGTTGTTCCCCTACTATCTGATTTATGGAAGAAGAATCAGAATGCTAATTCGATGAGCACTGCTACTCTTACAAGTAATATTATAGATTTACGAAGAATTGATCAGCGTGTGGACAATTTAGAGTACAATGGGGTGTTGGACTTCATAGCAGATGTGCAATTGATGTTACAAAATGTAGCAAAGTTTTGCAATTACTCATACGAG GTTAAGTATGAAACGAGAAAGCTTCATGAGCTGTTCTTTGATATCATGAAGATTGCATTCCCGGATACAGATTTTCGAGAAGCTAGGAATGCGTTCGCTTTTCCCTCTCCTGGAGGAGCTGGGACTGCCCTGTCCTCGAAGCCGGCTGCCTCCTCCAGCCAAAACAAGCGACACAAGATCGTCACAGAGGTGAAAGCAGAGCTTGGCCCTATGAAGCCTGCATGTCGTGGCTCTGTGCCTCTggatgaagatgggaggacTCCTGGCCACCCGTCCAAGTCCCAGAAGGAATCCGGGCCGGCCAGTGGGAGCAGCGGAGAGCATTCAGCACCTGAGCTCTCGCCTCTGCTGACGCACCCAGGCGATCTGGTTATCtgcaggaagaagaggaaggacagGGAGAAGTCTGCTGCGAAGAGAACGGGCCCCATCTCTCTGCCAGGCCCAGGCCCAGGCCCAGGCCCAGGCCCAGGCCCAATAAGTCCCTTATCTGCGACTGATGCAGGTCAGGCGGGTTCCAAGTCCTCACCCAGCATAACTCGTACCCTCAGGATCCCACTCCATGCACACCCAGCTCAGCAGGCACTGCGTCCCGGTCATCAGGCTGTTGGTGCGGCAGATGGGGCCCCAAGCATGGACGAAGTCCAATGGGCCAGGCCTGCGAAAAAAATGAGGACAGATTCTGGTAAAAGGAGGCCGAGCCATTTGTGA